One Hyla sarda isolate aHylSar1 chromosome 1 unlocalized genomic scaffold, aHylSar1.hap1 SUPER_1_unloc_7, whole genome shotgun sequence DNA window includes the following coding sequences:
- the LOC130298269 gene encoding DNA damage-regulated autophagy modulator protein 1-like gives MELKGLGFVPLLLAFWCAAWLATSYIVTVVLGHAASPLMHISDVGNFFPENILFRIGFIGTSIGTLVLTFLIYKYMVMHTEEFRGHQVLIQRILLAIVWASCFGTAVMHVLSPEEYPRIHFVSTIISITCEALYYLGQSIQMYKLPGANKVIHHSRCTCCGLAFTCAIFYFGYKTLQELFYDDEDWDEIREITTIIIEWVMLLLILINIVTYYSTMQRLMLTVSRNSCKLSLRVRIDDFGV, from the exons atggagctaaaaggtttggggttcgtcccccttctgttggcgttttggtgtgcggcctggcttgccaccagctacatcgtgacggtcgtcctcggccatgccgcctcgccactgatgcacatcag tgacgtgggaaatttctttcccgaaaacatattattcagaattggtttcatagggacgtccattggcactttggtactaacctttcttatttataagtatatggttatgcatactgaagagttcaggggtcatcaggtcctgatccagaggatcctgctggccattgtgtgggcctcctgttttggtacagctgtcatgcatgtattgtcccccgaagaatatcccaggatacactttgtcagcacgataatttccattacatgtgaagccttatactaccttgggcagtccatccagatgtataaattaccaggagcaaacaaagtcatccaccatagtagatgcacctgctgtggcctggcttttacctgcgcaattttctactttggatataaaacattacaggaattattctatgatgatgaagactgggacgagatccgtgaaatcaccaccataatcatcgagtgggtgatgcttctactgatcctgataaacatcgtgacctattattccaccatgcagaggttaatgttaaccgtctccaggaacagctgcaaactctctcttagagtaagaattgatgacttcggggtgtag